The region TTCGGAGGCGAGTTCCCGGGTCACGACATCATTCCGCGCTTCTTCCCGATCCACGTCCTCCTGCTGCCGGGCATCATGCTGGGCCTGGTGGTCGCCCATCTGATCCTGGTCTTCTACCACAAGCACACGCAGTACCCGGGACCCGGACGCGACCAGAAGTCCGTCGTCGGGATGCCGTTCATGCCGGTCTACATGGCCAAGGCGGGCGGGTTCTTCTTCCTCGTCTTCGGGGTGCTGTCGCTGATGGGGGCGATCGCGACCATCAACCCCGTCTGGGCCTTCGGCCCCTACCGGCCGGACCTGGTGACGACCGGCGCACAGCCCGACTGGTACCTCGGCTTCTCCGAGGGGCTCATCCGGGTGATGCCGGGATGGGAGATCAACGCCTGGGGCCATACCCTCCAACTGGGTGTGTTCATCCCCTTCTCCCTCTTCCCGCTGATCATGACCGCCATCGCCGTCTACCCGTTCATCGAGGCGTGGATCACCGGGGACAGACGGGAACACCACATCCTGGACCGGCCGCGCAACGTGCCCACCCGCACCGGGCTCGGCGTCGCCTGGCTGACGCTGTACGGAGTGCTGCTGGTCGGCGGCGGCAACGACCTGTGGGCCACCCACTTCCACCTCTCCATCAACGCCATCACCTGGTTCGTACGGGTCTCCTTCTTCGTCGCCCCGGCCCTCGCCTTCGTCGTCACGCGCCGGATCTGTATGGGACTCCAGCGACGGGACCGCGACAAGGTGCTGCACGGAAGGGAGTCCGGGATCATCCGGATGCTTCCGCACGGCGAGTACGTCGAGGTGCACGAACCGCTCTCACCGGCGCAGCGGTTCACGCTCACCCAGCACGAGCAGCCTCCGCCCTACGAGGTGGGACCGCTCGTGGACGCGAACGGCGTCGCCCGCCGGGTCGGCGCCGGCCGCAGACTGCGCGCCCGGCTCGCCCGCGCCATGTACGGGCCCGACACCCAGATTCCGAAGCCGACGCCGGAGGAGTACCGGGAACTCACCAGCGGCGATCACCACCACTGAGCACCTCGGCCCGGCACTCGGCCGGGGTGCCCCACGCGGTACGCAGGGCACGGGCCTTGGCCAGCCACAGGGACAGGTCGTACTCCGCGGTGTAGCCGATCGCGCCGTGCAGCTGGAGCGCCGTGCGCGCGGTGACGTACGCGGCCTCGCAGGCCGTGACCTTGGCGGCGGCCACGTCGGCGGGCGCCATCGTCAGAGCCGCGCCGAACAGCAGCGGTCGCGCGAACTCCAGGGCGATCTTCGCGTCGGCGAGGCGATGCTTGACCGCCTGGAACGAGCCGACGGGGACGCCGAACTGGGTGCGCTGCTTGACGTAGGCGACGGTCCGGTCGAGGAGTGCGAGGCCGACGCCGAGGGCCTGGGCGGCGGTGGCGAGCCGGGCCCAGCCGAGGGCATGGGCGACGGGAGGGGCGGTGGAGAGCAGTTCACCGCCTGGTGACAGGGGCGTGAGGTGGCGGGCGGGGTCCAGGGAGGCGCGTACCGGGCCGTGGCCGGGCGCCAGACGCAGTCCGTCGGCGGCCAGGGCGAGGCGGGTGGTCGCCGCGTCGCCGTCCAGCGCGTACGCCCCGTCGAGGGCCAGCGTGGCCGACGCCTCGCCCGAGGCCAGCGACGGGAGCAGCCGCCCGGCGGGAAGGGGGTCCGCCAGCTCGGCCAGCAGGGCGGCCGCCGCGACCGTCTCCACCAGCGGCCCGGGCACCGCGTGCCGGCCCAACTCGATGAAGCCCACGGCCAGTTCCACCGGACGCGGGCCCATCCCCTCGTACGCCTCCGGCACCGCGAGCGCGAACACGCCCGCCTTGGCGATACGGGACCACAGCGCGCGGCCGCCGCCGTGGTCGCCGCGGCTCCAGTCCCGTACGACCGACGGGGTGTCCGCGGCCGTCAGCATCGCGTCCAGCGAGTCGGCGAACGCCCGCTGCTCGGCGTCGAGGAGGAAGCGCATCAGCGGCGGCCCTTCGGGAGGCCGAGCAGGCGCTCGGCGATGATGTCGCGCTGGATCTCGTTGGTGCCGGCGTAGATCGGACCGGCGAGCGAGAAGACGTACCCCTCGGACCAGTCCGTGTCCGCCGACTCCCCGTCCGGGCCGAGGAGATCGAGGGCCGTCTCGTGCAGCGCGATGTCGTACTCGGACCAGAAGACCTTGTTCAGGCTGGACTCCGGGCCCATGGTCGCGCCGTCGAGGAAGCGGGAGGCATGGGCGTAGGTGAAGAGCTGGTAGGCGCGGGCGCCGATCACCGCGTCGGCCACCCGGTCCCGCAGCGCCGTGTCCGAGGGGTCGGCGCGGCCGCGCCACAGGGCCACCAGACGGTCCGAGGCGGCGAGGAATCGGCCCGGTGAACGCAGCGTCAGCCCTCGCTCGTTGCCCGCCGTCGACATGGCGACCCGCCAGCCCCCGCCCGGCTCGCCGATCACGTCCTCGTCCGGGACGAAGACCTCGTCGAGGAAGACCTCGGCGAAGGCCGGTCTGCCGTCGAGGCGGCCGATGGGGCGCACGGTGACCCCGGGCGCGCGCAGGTCGAACATCAGGTAGGTCAGGCCCTGATGAGGCCTCGGCGTGTCCGGCTCGCTGCG is a window of Streptomyces mirabilis DNA encoding:
- a CDS encoding acyl-CoA dehydrogenase family protein, whose amino-acid sequence is MDLTLSPADEAFRAEARTWLAAHVPQTPLRSLETEEGFAAHRVWEAELAADRWSVVSWPEVYGGRGAGIVRWLVFEEEYYAAGAPGRVGQNGINLLAPTLFDHGTEEQRARILPSMATGEVVWAQAWSEPEAGSDLASLTSRAVRTNGGWLLSGQKTWSSRAAFADRAFGLFRSEPDTPRPHQGLTYLMFDLRAPGVTVRPIGRLDGRPAFAEVFLDEVFVPDEDVIGEPGGGWRVAMSTAGNERGLTLRSPGRFLAASDRLVALWRGRADPSDTALRDRVADAVIGARAYQLFTYAHASRFLDGATMGPESSLNKVFWSEYDIALHETALDLLGPDGESADTDWSEGYVFSLAGPIYAGTNEIQRDIIAERLLGLPKGRR
- a CDS encoding acyl-CoA dehydrogenase family protein, which encodes MRFLLDAEQRAFADSLDAMLTAADTPSVVRDWSRGDHGGGRALWSRIAKAGVFALAVPEAYEGMGPRPVELAVGFIELGRHAVPGPLVETVAAAALLAELADPLPAGRLLPSLASGEASATLALDGAYALDGDAATTRLALAADGLRLAPGHGPVRASLDPARHLTPLSPGGELLSTAPPVAHALGWARLATAAQALGVGLALLDRTVAYVKQRTQFGVPVGSFQAVKHRLADAKIALEFARPLLFGAALTMAPADVAAAKVTACEAAYVTARTALQLHGAIGYTAEYDLSLWLAKARALRTAWGTPAECRAEVLSGGDRRW
- a CDS encoding cytochrome b, translated to MDAGEINSGQGQGISRAGRRGETPGGERLADWADGRLGLYALAKANMRKVFPDHWSFMLGEVCLYSFLILILTGVYLTLFFEPSASEVVYHGPYEPLNGILMTRAYESTLHISFEVRGGLLVRQIHHWAAIVFLAGMLVHMMRVFFTGAFRKPREVNWLFGWTLLMLGLITGLTGYSLPDDLLSGTGVRFAQGAILSVPIVGTYLSFFLFGGEFPGHDIIPRFFPIHVLLLPGIMLGLVVAHLILVFYHKHTQYPGPGRDQKSVVGMPFMPVYMAKAGGFFFLVFGVLSLMGAIATINPVWAFGPYRPDLVTTGAQPDWYLGFSEGLIRVMPGWEINAWGHTLQLGVFIPFSLFPLIMTAIAVYPFIEAWITGDRREHHILDRPRNVPTRTGLGVAWLTLYGVLLVGGGNDLWATHFHLSINAITWFVRVSFFVAPALAFVVTRRICMGLQRRDRDKVLHGRESGIIRMLPHGEYVEVHEPLSPAQRFTLTQHEQPPPYEVGPLVDANGVARRVGAGRRLRARLARAMYGPDTQIPKPTPEEYRELTSGDHHH